One genomic segment of Pseudomonas sp. RU47 includes these proteins:
- a CDS encoding ABC transporter substrate-binding protein, with amino-acid sequence MSQTFYKKGFLALAVATALGVSAFAQADVKIGVAGPMTGANAAFGEQYMKGAQAAADAVNAAGGVNGEKIVLVKGDDACEPKQAVTVAKDLTNQKVAGVVGHFCSSSTIPASEIYDEAGIIAITPGSTNPQVTERGLSAMFRMCGRDDQQGIVAGDYIVDVLKGKKVVVLHDKDTYGQGLADATKAQLVKRGVTPVLYEGLTRGEKDFSTIVTKIRGAGADVVYFGGLHPEAGPLVRQLREQGLKDVKFMSDDGIVTDELVTTAGGPQFTDGVLMTFGADPRLLPESKTVVDAFRKAGTEPEGYTLYAYASVQTLAAAFNGAKSNKGEEAAAWLKKNPVKTVMGEKTWDSKGDLKVSDYVVYQWDKDGKYHQLEKQK; translated from the coding sequence ATGTCCCAGACGTTTTACAAGAAAGGCTTTCTGGCCCTCGCAGTGGCTACTGCGTTGGGTGTTTCTGCGTTTGCTCAAGCTGATGTGAAAATCGGTGTAGCGGGTCCAATGACTGGCGCCAACGCGGCATTTGGCGAGCAGTACATGAAGGGTGCACAGGCAGCGGCTGACGCAGTCAACGCGGCGGGCGGCGTCAACGGGGAAAAAATCGTACTGGTCAAGGGCGATGACGCCTGCGAGCCGAAGCAGGCCGTGACGGTCGCCAAGGACCTCACCAACCAGAAAGTCGCCGGCGTGGTCGGTCACTTCTGCTCCTCTTCGACCATTCCAGCGTCGGAAATCTACGACGAAGCCGGGATCATCGCGATCACCCCGGGTTCGACCAACCCGCAAGTCACCGAGCGCGGCCTCAGCGCCATGTTCCGTATGTGCGGGCGTGACGACCAGCAAGGCATCGTGGCCGGCGACTACATCGTCGACGTGCTCAAGGGCAAGAAAGTCGTCGTACTGCACGATAAGGACACCTACGGCCAAGGCCTGGCGGATGCCACCAAGGCACAACTGGTCAAGCGCGGCGTAACGCCTGTGTTGTACGAAGGCCTGACCCGTGGTGAAAAAGACTTCAGCACCATCGTCACCAAGATCCGTGGCGCCGGCGCCGACGTCGTCTACTTCGGCGGTCTGCACCCGGAGGCCGGTCCGCTGGTTCGCCAGCTGCGTGAACAAGGCCTGAAAGACGTCAAGTTCATGTCCGATGACGGCATCGTGACTGACGAGCTGGTGACCACCGCCGGTGGCCCGCAATTCACCGATGGCGTGCTGATGACCTTCGGCGCCGACCCGCGTCTGTTACCTGAGAGCAAGACCGTAGTGGACGCATTCCGCAAGGCTGGTACCGAGCCTGAGGGCTACACCCTGTATGCCTACGCTTCGGTGCAGACCCTGGCTGCCGCGTTCAACGGCGCGAAGTCCAACAAGGGCGAAGAGGCTGCGGCCTGGCTGAAGAAAAATCCGGTGAAAACCGTCATGGGCGAAAAAACCTGGGACTCCAAGGGCGACCTGAAAGTCTCCGACTACGTGGTTTACCAGTGGGACAAGGACGGCAAATATCACCAGCTGGAAAAACAGAAGTAA
- the livM gene encoding high-affinity branched-chain amino acid ABC transporter permease LivM has product MSSTTQKSIDIKKSLVEAILAGLIALIVFGPIVGVVLEGYSFNLEPTRVAWIIGIVMIGRFALSLFLQTPKGLKILDGFESTGSGVHVLPADHKSSLRWIIPLLIVLAVIVPFVSNSYLLGVVILGLIYVLLGLGLNIVVGLAGLLDLGYVAFYAIGAYGLALGYQYLGLGFWTVLPLAAITAGLAGCILGFPVLRLHGDYLAIVTLGFGEIIRLVLNNWLSLTGGPNGMPAPLPTFFGLEFGKRAKDGGVPFHEFFGIAYNPDVKYYFIYAVLFLVVLAVLYIKHRLVKMPVGRAWEALREDEIACRSMGLNHVLVKLSAFTIGASTAGLAGVFFATYQGFVNPTSFTFFESALILAIVVLGGMGSTIGVVIAAFVLTVAPELLRGFAEYRVLLFGILMVLMMIWRPRGLIRISRTGVTPRKGAIHYERTAP; this is encoded by the coding sequence ATGTCTTCAACCACTCAAAAATCCATCGATATCAAAAAAAGCCTGGTTGAGGCGATTCTTGCCGGCCTGATTGCCCTGATCGTTTTCGGCCCGATTGTCGGTGTTGTGCTCGAGGGTTACAGTTTCAACCTCGAACCGACCCGCGTGGCCTGGATCATTGGCATTGTCATGATTGGCCGCTTTGCCCTCAGCCTGTTCCTGCAAACGCCCAAGGGCCTGAAAATTCTCGACGGATTCGAGAGCACCGGCTCTGGTGTGCACGTGCTGCCTGCCGATCACAAATCCTCGCTGCGCTGGATCATCCCGCTGCTGATTGTGCTGGCCGTCATCGTGCCGTTTGTCTCCAACTCCTATCTGCTCGGCGTGGTCATCCTCGGGTTGATCTACGTGCTGCTGGGGCTTGGGCTGAACATCGTAGTCGGTCTGGCCGGTCTGCTCGATCTGGGTTACGTCGCGTTCTACGCCATCGGCGCTTACGGTCTGGCGCTGGGTTATCAATACCTCGGTCTGGGTTTCTGGACGGTGCTGCCACTGGCGGCGATCACTGCCGGGCTGGCCGGGTGCATCCTCGGTTTCCCGGTGTTGCGTCTGCACGGCGACTACCTGGCGATCGTGACCCTGGGCTTCGGTGAAATCATTCGCCTGGTCCTCAATAACTGGTTGTCCCTGACTGGCGGCCCGAACGGCATGCCGGCGCCGCTGCCGACGTTCTTCGGTCTGGAGTTCGGCAAACGGGCGAAGGATGGCGGGGTGCCGTTTCATGAGTTCTTCGGTATCGCCTACAACCCGGACGTAAAGTACTACTTCATCTACGCGGTGTTGTTCCTCGTGGTGCTGGCCGTGCTGTACATCAAGCATCGTCTGGTGAAGATGCCGGTCGGCCGCGCCTGGGAAGCCTTGCGTGAAGATGAAATCGCCTGCCGCTCGATGGGCCTCAACCACGTGCTGGTCAAGCTTTCGGCGTTCACCATCGGTGCGTCGACCGCAGGTCTGGCCGGGGTGTTTTTCGCCACCTACCAAGGCTTCGTCAACCCGACCTCGTTCACCTTCTTCGAGTCGGCGCTGATCCTCGCCATCGTCGTACTCGGCGGTATGGGCTCGACCATCGGCGTGGTGATCGCTGCATTCGTACTCACCGTCGCCCCGGAATTGCTGCGTGGCTTCGCCGAATATCGCGTGCTGCTGTTCGGCATCCTGATGGTGTTGATGATGATCTGGCGACCACGCGGGCTGATTCGCATCAGCCGTACCGGGGTCACTCCACGCAAAGGTGCCATTCACTATGAGAGGACTGCGCCATGA
- a CDS encoding ABC transporter ATP-binding protein: protein MSEVVLSVEKLMMHFGGIKALSDVSLKVKRNSIFALIGPNGAGKTTVFNCLTGFYKASGGKIELNVRGQQTNVIQLLGESFKPTDFVSPKSFLSRMYYKMFGGTHLVNRAGLARTFQNIRLFKEMSVLENLLVAQHMWVNRNMLAGILNTKGYRKAESDALDCAFYWLEVVDLVDCANRLAGELSYGQQRRLEIARAMCTRPQIICLDEPAAGLNPQETEALSAMIRLLRDEHDLTVVLIEHDMGMVMSISDHIVVLDHGIVIAEGGPEAIRNDPKVIAAYLGADEEEVA, encoded by the coding sequence ATGAGTGAAGTCGTACTCTCTGTTGAAAAACTGATGATGCATTTCGGTGGCATCAAGGCCTTGAGCGATGTCAGCCTGAAGGTCAAACGCAACTCGATTTTCGCCCTGATCGGCCCCAACGGCGCCGGCAAAACCACAGTGTTCAATTGCCTGACCGGGTTCTACAAAGCCTCGGGCGGCAAGATCGAACTCAATGTGCGCGGCCAGCAGACCAACGTCATCCAGTTGCTGGGCGAGTCGTTCAAACCGACGGATTTTGTCTCACCGAAATCTTTCCTCAGCCGCATGTACTACAAGATGTTCGGCGGTACGCACCTGGTAAACCGTGCAGGCCTGGCGCGAACCTTTCAGAACATTCGCCTGTTCAAGGAAATGTCGGTGCTGGAAAACCTGCTGGTGGCCCAGCACATGTGGGTCAACCGCAACATGCTCGCCGGCATCCTCAACACCAAGGGCTACCGCAAGGCCGAAAGTGACGCGCTGGACTGCGCGTTCTACTGGCTGGAAGTGGTCGATCTGGTGGACTGTGCCAACCGTCTCGCCGGTGAGCTTTCCTACGGTCAGCAACGCCGTCTGGAGATCGCCCGGGCCATGTGCACGCGGCCGCAGATCATCTGCCTCGACGAACCGGCCGCCGGCCTCAACCCTCAGGAAACCGAAGCGCTGAGCGCGATGATCCGGCTGCTGCGCGACGAGCACGATCTGACCGTGGTGCTGATCGAACACGACATGGGCATGGTTATGAGTATTTCCGATCACATCGTGGTGCTGGACCACGGCATCGTCATCGCCGAAGGCGGGCCTGAAGCGATCCGTAACGATCCGAAAGTGATCGCCGCCTACCTCGGCGCCGATGAAGAGGAAGTGGCATGA
- a CDS encoding ABC transporter permease subunit yields the protein MDGIFLQQLVNGLTLGSVYGLIAIGYTMVYGIIGMINFAHGEVYMISAYLAAISLALLAYFGIESFPLLMLGTLIFTIVITAVYGWVIERVAYKPLRNSTRLAPLISAIGISLILQNYAQIAQGAKQQGVPTLLSGAWRVEVGTGFVQLTYTKVFILVAAFVGMGLLTYVIKYTKLGRMCRATQQDRKMASILGINTDRVISYVFIIGAAMAALAGVLITMNYGTFDFYAGFIIGIKAFTAAVLGGIGSLPGAMLGGIILGISESLFSGLVNSDYKDVFSFSLLVLVLVFRPQGLLGRPLVSKV from the coding sequence ATGGATGGTATTTTCCTGCAGCAACTGGTCAACGGCCTGACCCTCGGGTCGGTCTATGGCCTGATCGCCATCGGCTACACAATGGTCTACGGCATCATCGGCATGATCAACTTCGCCCACGGCGAGGTTTACATGATTTCTGCTTACCTGGCGGCAATCAGTCTGGCTCTGCTGGCGTACTTCGGTATTGAATCCTTCCCGCTGCTGATGCTCGGCACGCTGATTTTCACCATCGTGATCACGGCGGTGTATGGCTGGGTCATCGAGCGAGTCGCTTACAAACCCCTGCGCAACTCCACCCGACTGGCCCCGTTGATCAGCGCCATCGGCATCTCCCTGATCCTGCAAAACTACGCACAGATCGCTCAAGGCGCCAAGCAACAGGGCGTGCCAACCCTGTTGAGCGGGGCATGGCGTGTCGAAGTCGGTACTGGCTTCGTGCAACTGACCTACACCAAAGTCTTCATTCTGGTGGCCGCGTTCGTCGGTATGGGCCTGCTGACCTACGTCATCAAGTACACCAAGCTCGGACGCATGTGCCGTGCGACCCAGCAAGACCGCAAGATGGCTTCGATCCTCGGCATCAATACCGACCGGGTCATTTCCTATGTGTTCATCATCGGTGCAGCCATGGCGGCGCTGGCCGGTGTATTGATCACCATGAACTACGGCACTTTCGACTTCTATGCCGGCTTCATTATCGGCATCAAGGCGTTCACCGCGGCGGTGCTTGGCGGGATCGGTTCACTGCCTGGGGCAATGCTCGGCGGGATCATCCTCGGCATTTCCGAGTCGCTGTTCTCCGGTCTGGTCAACTCCGACTACAAAGACGTGTTCAGCTTCTCGCTGCTCGTACTTGTTCTGGTCTTCCGGCCGCAGGGCCTGTTGGGCCGTCCTCTTGTGTCGAAGGTGTAA